A single region of the Montipora capricornis isolate CH-2021 chromosome 13, ASM3666992v2, whole genome shotgun sequence genome encodes:
- the LOC138028654 gene encoding AP-1 complex subunit mu-1-I-like isoform X2: MSMSAVFVLDIKGKVIISRNYRRDIEMSLIEMSLIEKFMPLVLEKEEEGTQTPICVHQDVTFVYIKSTHANEQNESS; encoded by the exons ATGTCTATGTCTGCAGTTTTTGTTCTGGATATCAAAGGAAAG GTGATTATTTCCCGGAATTACCGAAGAGATATCGAAATGTCTCTGATCGAAATGTCTCTGATCGAGAAGTTCATGCCCTTGGTATTGGAGAAGGAGGAAGAGGGAACACAGACCCCTATTTGCGTGCACCAGGATGTGACCTTTGTGTACATCAA gtcaACCCATGCAAATGAGCAGAATGAATCATCCTAG
- the LOC138028654 gene encoding AP-1 complex subunit mu-1-like isoform X1, translating to MSMSAVFVLDIKGKVIISRNYRRDIEMSLIEMSLIEKFMPLVLEKEEEGTQTPICVHQDVTFVYIKYNNLYLVSMTKKNANVALLFVFLHTIVQVNPCK from the exons ATGTCTATGTCTGCAGTTTTTGTTCTGGATATCAAAGGAAAG GTGATTATTTCCCGGAATTACCGAAGAGATATCGAAATGTCTCTGATCGAAATGTCTCTGATCGAGAAGTTCATGCCCTTGGTATTGGAGAAGGAGGAAGAGGGAACACAGACCCCTATTTGCGTGCACCAGGATGTGACCTTTGTGTACATCAAGTATAACAACCTATACC TTGTTTCAATGACAAAGAAGAATGCTAATGTTGCATTGCTGTTTGTCTTCCTCCACACGATAGTTCAG gtcaACCCATGCAAATGA